In Rhodothermales bacterium, the sequence AAAGTCGCCGGCTTGCCGGCGATGAAGCGGAGAGACCTCCTTATGGAGGGATGTGGTATTCTTTTGGAGGTCTCTCCGCTTCCCCCGCGTACGCGGGGGAGCGATCGAGATGACAGGGCGATTCGTATTCACACCACTCTGCGACAAACCCCAACCCCATGGCTAGTCGCCGATCATAGAGGAGCGTCTCCACACCACATGGCATTAGCAGCCAGTCGAAGGACCTCCCGACCCATCGTGGCACCGAGGTTCAAAGCGTTCCACGATGATTCGGGAGGCCCTTCGACACGCCTGTCGCAAGCTCCAGGCGGCTCAGGATGACCCGTGGCTGAGGTGTTTGTCATCCTAAGATCGGGAGCCCAGCGATGCCGGGCATTCGTTTTGGGAAAAGCAGGGGTGCTTCTCTGCTGCGGCCAGTCACAACTCCCACTTTTTTCTCCCACGGCTTGACATACGATTTCTATAATACTATAATTATAGTAAGCCCGATAGTCAGTCACATACGCCCAAACGTTCAACGCCCCACGATTCATGAAGCGAAACTCTCTCACCCCGCTCGGCGAGACCGAGATGGAGATTTTACGGCACGTGTGGGTGCTTGTCGAGGCGACCGTCGCGCAGGTCCACGAGCGGCTGCTGCTGGAGCGGAAAGTCGCCTACACGACCGTTATGACCGTCATGAAAAAGCTGGCCGAGAAGGGATTCCTCGCCTTCCGGGCCGACGGCAACACCTACGTCTACCGCGCCTCGCGGTCGCAGGAGGAT encodes:
- a CDS encoding BlaI/MecI/CopY family transcriptional regulator — protein: MKRNSLTPLGETEMEILRHVWVLVEATVAQVHERLLLERKVAYTTVMTVMKKLAEKGFLAFRADGNTYVYRASRSQEDVQQELLGGLLEKAFGGSGLSLLQSLVRQESLTDAERQEIRHLIETMEDDDEPAR